GAAGCAAAGCATTTAACTCCTTTTGGCAAAGAATTAATTACGGATTTAAAAGATGAGGCCCAATTAATGAAAGCACTGCTTGATAAACTATTATTTTTAGCGCGCCACGATCAACAGCAGGGCTTAGCTCATCAAGAAGTATTACAGCTATCTACTATGCTTGAAAAAATAAGTACTAAATTTCAAAAAATCATGCCTGAACCCATTCAATTTTGCACACAAATAGAAGAAAACATTGAACTACTTGGCGATGCAACAAAAATACAAGAACTGCTTTATATCCTATTAGATAATGCTATTGCCTACACAAAACAAGGTCAGATTACATTAACACTTTCAAAACAAACGAACCTTATCACGATCGCTCTAGCAGATAGTGGTATCGGTATACCAGAGCAGGAACTTGCCATGGTGTTTGAACGCTTTTACCGCAGTGACACTTCCCGCCAACGCAATGGGACAGGGTTAGGTCTTGCCATTGCACAAGCGATTGTGGAACAGCATGGAGGAAAAATTTATGTTACGAGTACTGTAGGAAAAGGTTCAACGTTTTATATTGAATTTCCTGTTCAATAACATTTCTTAAATTGGCTTAAAAAGCAACAGCATCAGCTTATTTCCTCTCAAGAAATAAGCTGATGCTTTTATTTTGAGCTCCTTAATGCTTGTGGAACTGTTTTGTCTTTTGTCTTCCTTCCTTGGCTGACCATTCTTGCTATCAATATTGAGAGAACACAACCTGCGGACGTAAAATAGAACAGCAGGATATATATGTTGTCTGTATCACTCCCAATAAGTATGCCGTGTAAAAGAGATAGGAGCCAAGCTGGCAATACGAGAAAGTGGATTGATTTCCATATTGAGCGATTCATCGTTTTCAACCATAAATCTGAAGTTAATAGTACTAGTAAAAATAAGTAAAAAGCAATTATCCCAAGGCCAGAGGCAATCGGTTGATAATGAGATGAAAAAGGGAGTAGCACTTCCACTAATGCATAGGGCTCGTAGTTATCAATGATGAGCACGAACATATGCGCAACAACGGTTATTAGACCTAACCACCCCGCATTTTGATGAACTTGGTAAATTAAATTTTTATGTGATTTGACAAACGTCGATTTTCTTAACAAACCAAATACAATAGACACTGTAAAATAAAAATATGCTAAAAACCCTAATAACCGTATCCATTCCCATGTACTTGTTAACATATTTTCTCCCCCGTCATTGCCCAGTAACCTGCTTGATTTTCTTTTACAATAAAACGTGCACTGCGGTCGCATATTGCTTCAAGCCATTGTTGCTGTTTGGTGTCATCCACTAAAAAGCAAAGTTTTGCTCCAACTTCTGCATCACATAATGATGATGTTACGACCGTTGCTTGTATTACATCCGTGATCGCAACGTTTCCTGTTTGACCATTTA
This DNA window, taken from Lysinibacillus sp. FSL M8-0337, encodes the following:
- a CDS encoding ferric reductase-like transmembrane domain-containing protein; its protein translation is MLTSTWEWIRLLGFLAYFYFTVSIVFGLLRKSTFVKSHKNLIYQVHQNAGWLGLITVVAHMFVLIIDNYEPYALVEVLLPFSSHYQPIASGLGIIAFYLFLLVLLTSDLWLKTMNRSIWKSIHFLVLPAWLLSLLHGILIGSDTDNIYILLFYFTSAGCVLSILIARMVSQGRKTKDKTVPQALRSSK